A region of Heteronotia binoei isolate CCM8104 ecotype False Entrance Well chromosome 2, APGP_CSIRO_Hbin_v1, whole genome shotgun sequence DNA encodes the following proteins:
- the G0S2 gene encoding G0/G1 switch protein 2, translating into METMQELIPFAKEMLSQKPNRKMIKMYMLGSMLAFVGVVIGLVETVCSPFSSEGKLEDEETEEEKKKESDSLVQEAIVIPKQDKVVLETSKQAVTLRNSVNRQRAS; encoded by the coding sequence ATGGAGACCATGCAGGAACTGATCCCCTTTGCCAAAGAGATGCTGAGCCAGAAGCCAAATCGGAAGATGATCAAAATGTACATGCTGGGAAGCATGCTGGCTTTTGTCGGGGTGGTTATTGGCCTGGTGGAGACCGTCTGCAGCCCTTTCAGTTCTGAGGGGAAGCTGGAGGACGAGGAgacagaggaagagaaaaagaaggagtCCGATTCCCTGGTGCAAGAGGCAATTGTTATCCCAAAACAGGACAAGGTAGTCTTGGAAACAAGCAAGCAGGCTGTGACCCTGAGGAATTCTGTGAACAGGCAGCGTGCATCATAA